In Paenibacillus hexagrammi, the following are encoded in one genomic region:
- a CDS encoding DUF309 domain-containing protein, translated as MNQNQYDRLYVEYLYYFNEARDYFECHEVMEELWLEEGRSPLYQGLLQIAVGLYHHANGNVSGSIKLFSAGIQKLENYPTPTLGIDLNKLLNDSRVYLNKLSAIEEAFFLPYDLDIVIVDEHLQRLLEEVKANPPVPGEEESL; from the coding sequence ATGAATCAGAATCAATATGATCGTCTATATGTCGAGTACCTGTATTATTTTAATGAAGCAAGAGATTATTTTGAATGTCATGAGGTGATGGAGGAGCTTTGGCTGGAAGAAGGACGAAGCCCTCTATATCAAGGTCTGCTGCAGATTGCAGTAGGCCTTTATCATCATGCAAATGGAAACGTAAGCGGTTCGATCAAGCTGTTCAGTGCCGGTATTCAAAAGCTGGAGAATTATCCGACTCCTACACTGGGTATTGATCTAAACAAACTCTTGAATGACAGTCGTGTATATTTGAACAAGCTTAGCGCGATCGAGGAAGCTTTCTTTCTCCCCTATGATCTGGATATTGTGATTGTCGATGAGCATCTGCAGCGATTGTTGGAGGAAGTGAAGGCAAATCCCCCTGTCCCAGGCGAGGAGGAATCGCTATGA
- a CDS encoding GTP pyrophosphokinase: MDGRDWKKFLLPYEQSVEELKVKFKTLRGELKSREEYSPIEFVTGRVKKISSILDKAKRLNVPVDQLESGIEDIAGIRIMCQFVEDIERLADLIRARQDMSVVYEKDYIANKKPSGYRSYHIIIEYPVQTALGMKRVLAEIQIRTLAMNFWATIEHSLNYKYKETLPEDVRARLSKAAEAAYLLDQEMSSIRDEIVEAQQMFEDNSNLVNKVLNNIQVLYFYHRIREAAQFQLRFNEIWENEDVWSLSDLSMEIEAAISRAKKGDQS, translated from the coding sequence ATGGATGGACGAGACTGGAAGAAGTTTTTACTCCCTTATGAACAATCTGTAGAAGAGCTGAAAGTGAAATTTAAGACGCTCCGCGGCGAGCTGAAGAGCCGAGAAGAATACTCGCCGATCGAATTTGTAACCGGCAGGGTTAAGAAAATTTCAAGCATTTTGGATAAAGCCAAGCGGCTAAACGTTCCGGTAGATCAGCTGGAATCCGGAATTGAAGATATAGCGGGGATTCGCATCATGTGCCAATTCGTTGAAGACATCGAACGGCTTGCTGATCTCATTAGAGCCAGACAGGACATGTCTGTTGTGTATGAAAAGGACTATATTGCGAATAAGAAGCCAAGCGGCTACCGCAGCTATCATATAATTATTGAATACCCCGTTCAAACCGCATTGGGGATGAAAAGAGTTCTTGCGGAGATACAAATCAGAACGTTAGCGATGAATTTCTGGGCTACGATCGAGCATTCATTAAATTACAAGTATAAAGAGACACTACCAGAAGATGTGAGAGCGAGACTTAGCAAAGCGGCTGAAGCGGCTTATTTACTGGATCAGGAAATGTCGAGCATCCGGGATGAGATTGTTGAAGCGCAGCAAATGTTCGAGGACAACTCCAATCTGGTCAACAAAGTGCTTAACAACATACAGGTGCTCTATTTTTACCACCGGATTCGGGAAGCGGCCCAATTTCAGCTGCGATTTAATGAAATCTGGGAGAATGAAGATGTATGGAGCTTAAGTGATTTGTCGATGGAGATCGAAGCTGCGATCTCAAGAGCCAAAAAAGGAGATCAATCCTAA
- a CDS encoding quinone-dependent dihydroorotate dehydrogenase, with translation MLYKTIGKPILFRMDPEKAHHLIIDGLGGVGSFPGGKQVLKAIWGVARDTSMAQQLWGIDFSNPVGLAAGLDKNAKAVKSFSQLGFGFMEVGTITPQPQPGNEQPRLFRLPQDHALINRMGFNNVGVEEMASNLRKAGKRDIPVAINIGKNKVTPNERAEDDYRACIQALYTYGDFFVVNISSPNTPDLRNLQHGNDLERLLDAVTDEMNVQQRKHQDSGKPVLVKIAPDLTDAELELTVKTIQNSGVSGIIATNTTLNRAGTTHSNRLETGGLSGKPLTERSTEVIRRVYQLTGGKLPIIGSGGIFSAQDAYDKIRAGASLVEVYTSLIYEGPGLLGQLNKGVKALLAKDGYTHISQAIGADHK, from the coding sequence ATGCTGTATAAAACGATTGGCAAACCGATTTTGTTTCGAATGGACCCTGAAAAAGCGCACCATCTTATCATAGACGGCCTCGGGGGTGTAGGCTCATTTCCCGGCGGGAAGCAAGTGCTGAAGGCAATCTGGGGGGTTGCCCGAGACACGAGCATGGCCCAGCAGCTATGGGGAATTGACTTTTCGAATCCGGTCGGACTTGCTGCGGGCTTGGATAAGAATGCGAAAGCGGTAAAGAGCTTTTCGCAGCTTGGATTTGGCTTTATGGAAGTGGGCACGATTACACCGCAGCCGCAGCCCGGCAACGAACAGCCCCGCCTGTTCCGTTTACCGCAGGATCATGCGCTCATTAATCGAATGGGCTTTAACAATGTTGGTGTGGAGGAAATGGCCTCCAATCTTCGTAAAGCAGGCAAGAGAGATATACCCGTAGCTATTAATATAGGTAAGAACAAGGTGACTCCGAATGAACGTGCGGAAGATGATTACCGTGCATGCATTCAGGCGTTGTATACATATGGGGACTTTTTTGTGGTAAACATCAGTTCACCAAACACGCCGGACTTGCGTAATTTACAACATGGCAACGATTTGGAGAGATTGCTGGATGCAGTTACAGATGAAATGAATGTGCAGCAGCGAAAGCACCAGGATTCCGGTAAGCCTGTCCTCGTGAAGATTGCTCCGGATCTTACCGACGCTGAATTGGAGTTGACGGTGAAGACTATCCAGAACAGCGGAGTCTCTGGCATCATAGCGACGAATACGACACTGAATCGGGCGGGGACGACTCACTCGAATAGGCTCGAAACAGGCGGTCTCAGCGGCAAACCTCTTACGGAGCGTTCGACGGAGGTAATTCGCCGCGTATACCAATTAACTGGTGGAAAGCTTCCTATTATCGGCTCCGGAGGCATTTTTTCTGCACAGGATGCATATGACAAAATACGGGCCGGGGCCAGCCTCGTAGAAGTATATACTTCATTAATATATGAAGGTCCTGGACTGCTAGGCCAATTAAACAAAGGTGTTAAAGCGTTGCTCGCTAAAGATGGATACACGCATATTTCCCAGGCAATAGGTGCCGATCATAAGTGA
- a CDS encoding PRD domain-containing protein gives MIERTIIHVLSHNVVMAHLSSGKNSIAFGKGIGFKKTPGMSLDGEITQEFLLHTSEVLKNYEQILNAVDVKIIGITEEVIAYAQGMLEGEFSETIHASLVDHINFAVERQKRGIFITNPFAYEIQYMYPEEYKVASKAVQFLNEHLDVMLPEDEIAFLAMHFKGARSQERPTESLAVVKLVSQTIEAAKELGFGFEDSFSTLRFISHLKGLIERVKQGKTLQNTLLDKIKEEYGDIYLKATVLSMQLSDALKVEVPPDETGYLTMHLERVLQRSSV, from the coding sequence ATGATTGAACGGACCATTATTCATGTGCTGTCCCATAATGTTGTGATGGCGCACTTATCTTCTGGAAAGAATTCGATCGCCTTCGGGAAAGGAATCGGCTTCAAGAAAACGCCCGGTATGTCTCTTGATGGTGAAATTACGCAAGAATTTCTGCTGCATACTTCCGAAGTGCTAAAAAATTATGAGCAGATCCTAAACGCAGTCGATGTGAAGATTATCGGTATTACCGAAGAAGTCATTGCCTACGCGCAAGGCATGCTGGAAGGTGAATTCTCCGAAACGATTCATGCATCGCTCGTGGATCATATTAATTTTGCAGTGGAGCGTCAGAAGCGGGGAATCTTTATTACAAATCCGTTTGCCTATGAGATCCAATATATGTACCCGGAGGAGTATAAGGTCGCCAGCAAAGCCGTGCAATTTTTGAATGAACATCTGGATGTGATGCTGCCTGAAGATGAAATTGCCTTCTTGGCGATGCATTTCAAAGGGGCGCGCTCGCAGGAACGTCCAACGGAATCGCTGGCGGTTGTGAAGCTGGTATCGCAAACGATTGAGGCGGCCAAGGAGCTCGGCTTCGGCTTTGAGGATTCGTTTTCCACACTGCGTTTTATCAGCCATTTAAAAGGGTTGATTGAACGGGTCAAGCAGGGGAAAACCTTGCAAAATACACTGCTTGATAAAATAAAAGAAGAGTACGGCGACATATACTTGAAAGCAACGGTCTTATCCATGCAGCTTAGCGATGCTCTCAAGGTTGAAGTGCCCCCGGATGAGACCGGATATTTGACGATGCATCTGGAACGTGTCCTTCAGCGCAGCAGCGTCTAA